In one window of Nesterenkonia sandarakina DNA:
- the purU gene encoding formyltetrahydrofolate deformylase, translating into MRAPETKTHDIARLIISCPDQPGIVAAVSELIAEVGGNIISLDQYSTGVEEGRFFQRTVFHLPGLAAAKPAVEEAIRTKLADGFSMEYSLTAADQPKRVAIFASKTDHCLLDLLWRHRRGEIPMDIVMVISNHADLAEDVRPFGIPYFHVPVVNGDKAAAEARHLELLQGNVDMIVLARYMQIISEDFLEQVGAPVINIHHSFLPAFIGAGPYQKAADRGVKLIGATAHYVTKDLDEGPIIEQDVIRVSHSDDVAQLTRFGADVERAVLSRAVKWHCEDRVIRNGGTTIVF; encoded by the coding sequence ATGCGCGCCCCTGAGACGAAGACCCATGACATTGCCCGGCTGATCATCTCCTGCCCGGACCAGCCGGGGATCGTCGCGGCCGTCTCGGAGCTGATCGCGGAGGTCGGCGGCAACATCATCAGCCTGGACCAGTACTCCACCGGGGTGGAGGAGGGGCGCTTCTTCCAGCGCACCGTGTTCCACCTGCCCGGCCTGGCTGCGGCCAAGCCCGCGGTGGAGGAGGCGATCCGGACCAAGCTGGCGGACGGCTTCTCCATGGAGTATTCGCTGACCGCGGCGGATCAGCCCAAGCGGGTGGCGATCTTCGCGTCCAAGACCGACCACTGCCTGCTGGATCTGCTGTGGCGGCACCGCCGGGGTGAGATCCCGATGGACATCGTCATGGTGATCTCCAACCACGCCGACCTGGCCGAGGATGTCCGGCCCTTCGGGATTCCTTATTTTCACGTGCCTGTGGTCAACGGTGACAAGGCGGCAGCCGAGGCCCGGCACCTGGAGCTGCTGCAGGGCAATGTCGACATGATCGTGCTCGCCCGGTACATGCAGATCATCTCCGAGGATTTCCTCGAGCAGGTGGGCGCTCCGGTGATCAACATCCACCACAGCTTCCTGCCCGCCTTCATCGGGGCCGGGCCCTACCAGAAGGCAGCTGACCGGGGGGTCAAGCTGATCGGCGCCACGGCCCACTACGTGACCAAGGACCTCGACGAGGGCCCGATCATCGAACAGGACGTCATCCGGGTCTCACACAGCGACGACGTCGCCCAGCTCACCCGCTTCGGCGCCGACGTGGAGCGCGCCGTGCTCTCGCGCGCGGTGAAGTGGCACTGCGAAGACCGCGTGATCCGCAACGGCGGCACCACCATCGTCTTCTAG
- a CDS encoding Hsp20 family protein, giving the protein MINNSLTRLDPFALIDDVFRSVRAPSMDAAQRQGGFVPAVDAHRDGEDLVLRADLPGVDPEKDVAVELTGRTLTVSGERRSETEAEGLREVRYGSFSRTVTLPGEVSSDAISASYESGVLTVRVTGVYATEQPRKITISSTEREKKIES; this is encoded by the coding sequence GTGATCAACAACTCTCTGACCCGCCTGGACCCCTTCGCCCTGATCGACGACGTGTTCCGTTCCGTCCGGGCCCCCTCGATGGACGCCGCGCAGCGGCAGGGCGGATTCGTCCCGGCGGTCGACGCGCATCGCGACGGCGAGGACCTGGTGCTGCGCGCGGATCTCCCCGGCGTCGACCCGGAGAAGGATGTCGCGGTGGAGCTGACCGGCCGCACACTGACCGTCTCCGGTGAACGCCGCAGCGAGACCGAGGCCGAGGGGCTGCGCGAGGTGCGCTACGGGTCCTTCTCCCGCACCGTGACCCTTCCGGGAGAGGTCTCCAGCGACGCGATCTCCGCGAGCTACGAATCCGGTGTCCTCACGGTCCGCGTGACAGGGGTCTACGCCACCGAACAGCCGCGCAAGATCACGATCTCCTCGACCGAGCGCGAGAAGAAGATCGAATCCTGA
- a CDS encoding siderophore-interacting protein: MSKSKKTRVQHVLTVQDVTQLSPHMIRLVLGGPGFAAIEFKSVGESPATDQYIKLLFLPQNLDADAAAAQGVDLRRPYDMEALREQLSTEQMPVTRTYTIRHVDHAREQIWVDFVVHGDVGRAGVWAKQARLGDEISFFGPGSGYAPRAEAQWHLLAGDEAALPAIASALESMPEDARGVAVVEVRDATERQPLDVPAGMDLIWLHREAEFSPETTMLAEYLEQLSVPEGDVQVFVHGERAQMKRIRRMLVDQKGLDRKAMSLSAYWAHGRIEDQFQAEKRTPVGQLEG; this comes from the coding sequence GTGTCCAAGTCGAAGAAAACGCGCGTCCAGCACGTCCTCACGGTCCAGGACGTGACGCAGCTCAGCCCGCATATGATCCGCCTCGTCCTGGGCGGCCCCGGGTTCGCCGCGATCGAGTTCAAGTCTGTGGGGGAGTCTCCCGCCACGGACCAGTACATCAAGCTGCTCTTCCTGCCCCAGAACCTCGATGCCGACGCCGCTGCCGCGCAGGGCGTGGACCTGCGCCGGCCCTATGACATGGAGGCTCTGCGCGAGCAGCTGAGCACCGAGCAGATGCCGGTGACCCGGACCTACACCATCCGCCACGTGGATCATGCCCGGGAGCAGATCTGGGTGGACTTCGTGGTCCATGGGGACGTTGGTCGGGCGGGGGTCTGGGCGAAGCAGGCGCGCCTCGGTGATGAGATCAGCTTCTTCGGCCCAGGCAGCGGCTACGCCCCGCGCGCGGAGGCCCAGTGGCATCTTCTGGCCGGGGACGAGGCGGCGCTGCCCGCGATCGCCTCCGCGCTGGAGTCGATGCCCGAGGACGCGCGCGGCGTCGCCGTCGTCGAGGTCCGCGACGCCACGGAGCGTCAGCCTCTTGATGTCCCCGCCGGGATGGACCTGATCTGGCTGCATCGTGAGGCGGAGTTCAGCCCTGAGACCACGATGCTCGCGGAGTATCTGGAGCAGCTGAGCGTTCCGGAGGGCGATGTCCAGGTCTTCGTCCATGGCGAGCGCGCCCAGATGAAGCGGATCCGCCGGATGCTGGTGGACCAGAAGGGCCTGGATCGCAAGGCGATGTCACTCTCGGCCTATTGGGCGCACGGTCGGATCGAGGATCAGTTCCAGGCAGAGAAGCGCACCCCGGTGGGCCAGCTCGAGGGTTGA
- a CDS encoding NINE protein, which produces MADQYDFEELYANTYTEADRRAYESQPTSRKRFAIAWLLTLLLGPAGAHRWYLDRRVSAVLMAVVSVAAVVLMVLGQTSLGLLCVTVAFAWPLLDMIMLLAGSMRDTQDRRLAGHRERAGMFSAITVVLLALLLMAALVIGTSSGVAG; this is translated from the coding sequence ATGGCCGATCAGTACGATTTCGAAGAGCTCTACGCCAACACCTATACCGAGGCTGACCGGCGCGCTTACGAGTCCCAGCCGACCTCGAGGAAACGTTTTGCGATCGCTTGGCTCCTGACACTTCTCCTGGGTCCCGCAGGGGCTCATCGGTGGTATCTGGACCGGAGGGTCTCGGCGGTGCTGATGGCCGTGGTGAGCGTCGCCGCCGTCGTGCTGATGGTCCTGGGTCAGACCAGTCTGGGGCTGCTCTGCGTGACCGTGGCCTTCGCCTGGCCCTTGCTGGACATGATCATGCTGCTCGCCGGGTCGATGCGGGACACCCAGGACCGGCGTCTGGCCGGGCACCGCGAGCGCGCCGGGATGTTCTCTGCGATCACCGTGGTGCTGCTGGCGCTGCTGCTGATGGCGGCGCTGGTCATCGGCACCAGCTCAGGGGTGGCGGGCTGA
- a CDS encoding phage holin family protein, producing the protein MSQPGTGRTKGTPPRTSLLDVIKVVLRLGPKQINDEIQLAIAQMKTKGVAAGIAVALMVVGVVFLTFLVVALIVAAVAALSLIFELWAAALIVAGIFLVIALIFALIGLLKLKKTMPLLPEDAIRGFRLDLGVAREGTRFDPQSLDKADAEKRRKKEEAKRQAAEQAKKDAKTPGSGSPTPPTYSELLRRTGLRRDHLASLQDQITSGSRNIAENVKDKAENVKDRADRLSSKARGGSKPKPEKRGSADPVPPTGKTRGAAGEPVRVTSEEPEIVGVPAADQESSAHAAGEFVAARWKPLAVVAGSAAAGAVFLRELVKK; encoded by the coding sequence TTGTCTCAGCCAGGAACCGGCCGTACGAAGGGCACGCCGCCCCGTACGTCGCTGCTCGATGTGATCAAGGTCGTGCTGCGACTTGGCCCCAAGCAGATCAACGATGAGATCCAGCTGGCCATCGCCCAGATGAAGACCAAGGGCGTGGCCGCAGGCATCGCCGTGGCGCTCATGGTGGTCGGCGTCGTCTTCCTGACCTTCCTGGTGGTGGCGCTCATCGTGGCCGCCGTGGCGGCGCTCTCTCTGATCTTCGAGCTCTGGGCCGCAGCGCTGATCGTGGCAGGCATCTTCTTGGTGATCGCGCTGATCTTCGCGCTGATAGGACTGCTCAAGCTGAAGAAGACGATGCCGCTGCTGCCCGAGGACGCGATCCGCGGGTTCCGCCTCGACCTCGGAGTCGCCCGCGAGGGTACGCGCTTCGATCCGCAGAGCCTGGACAAGGCCGATGCCGAGAAGCGCCGAAAGAAGGAAGAGGCCAAGCGTCAGGCGGCCGAGCAGGCCAAGAAGGACGCCAAGACCCCCGGTTCGGGCTCCCCGACGCCGCCCACCTACAGCGAGCTGCTGCGCCGCACCGGTCTGCGCCGCGATCATCTGGCGTCCCTGCAGGACCAGATCACCTCCGGCTCCCGGAACATCGCGGAGAACGTCAAGGACAAGGCCGAGAACGTCAAGGACCGGGCCGACCGACTCAGCTCCAAGGCTCGCGGCGGTTCCAAGCCGAAGCCGGAGAAGCGCGGCTCCGCGGACCCGGTCCCGCCCACGGGCAAGACCCGGGGTGCGGCCGGTGAGCCGGTGCGCGTCACCTCCGAGGAGCCTGAGATCGTCGGCGTCCCGGCTGCGGACCAGGAGTCGAGCGCCCACGCGGCCGGCGAGTTCGTGGCCGCCCGGTGGAAGCCGCTCGCGGTGGTCGCCGGTTCCGCCGCTGCAGGTGCGGTCTTCCTGCGTGAGCTTGTGAAGAAGTAA